A portion of the Labilithrix sp. genome contains these proteins:
- a CDS encoding cupin domain-containing protein, with protein sequence MPRAKTRAPIRLAPGEGRTYAMGPLRAVFKADGAETRGRYSISEWWLDPYTRGPGAHQHEEDDVFFVLEGTMSFFVGGEWIDAPKGSFVVAPGGTPHDFENRTAKRAGALNISVPGDFEPHMEGIAAWFRARPTADSRTTNAPRTRKRA encoded by the coding sequence ATGCCGCGCGCAAAGACACGTGCCCCGATCCGCCTCGCTCCCGGCGAAGGCCGCACCTACGCGATGGGCCCGCTCCGCGCCGTCTTCAAGGCGGACGGCGCGGAGACGCGCGGGAGGTACTCGATCTCCGAGTGGTGGCTCGACCCGTACACGCGCGGCCCCGGCGCGCACCAGCACGAGGAGGACGACGTCTTCTTCGTCCTCGAAGGAACGATGAGCTTCTTCGTCGGCGGCGAGTGGATCGACGCGCCGAAGGGCTCCTTCGTCGTCGCCCCCGGCGGCACTCCCCACGACTTCGAGAACCGCACGGCGAAGCGCGCCGGCGCCCTCAACATCTCGGTGCCAGGCGACTTCGAGCCCCACATGGAGGGCATCGCCGCCTGGTTCCGCGCCCGCCCCACCGCAGACTCCCGCACCACGAACGCCCCACGAACACGCAAACGCGCCTGA
- a CDS encoding OmpA family protein yields MRFGSLIAGVCFLAALASGCRGEKRPPAAAVAPPPATETTSTTELSGAVLPRQVPVSPSVTVSEEISRTCQLPLGNVQSAPKFAFDESDLALADYEMLQLISQCLSTGPLAGRTVMLTGRADTLGTEDYNMALGARRANTVATYLGQFGVKSAQLQETSRGELDATGTDAAERQIDRRVDITLK; encoded by the coding sequence ATGAGGTTCGGATCGCTGATCGCGGGTGTCTGTTTTCTGGCTGCGCTTGCGAGCGGCTGCCGCGGAGAGAAGCGTCCGCCGGCGGCCGCGGTCGCGCCTCCGCCGGCGACGGAGACGACCTCGACGACGGAGCTGTCCGGTGCCGTCTTGCCACGTCAGGTCCCGGTCAGCCCTTCCGTCACGGTGTCGGAGGAGATCTCGCGGACGTGTCAGCTCCCGCTCGGCAACGTCCAGTCGGCGCCGAAGTTCGCGTTCGACGAGAGCGACCTCGCGCTCGCGGACTACGAGATGCTGCAGCTCATCAGCCAGTGCCTCAGCACCGGGCCGCTCGCGGGCCGCACCGTGATGCTCACCGGACGCGCGGACACGCTCGGGACGGAGGACTACAACATGGCGCTCGGCGCCCGCCGCGCGAACACGGTCGCCACCTACCTCGGACAGTTCGGCGTGAAGAGCGCCCAGCTCCAGGAGACGTCGCGCGGTGAGCTCGACGCGACAGGGACCGATGCCGCGGAGCGGCAAATCGACCGCCGCGTCGACATCACGCTGAAGTAG
- a CDS encoding sigma 54-dependent Fis family transcriptional regulator, with translation MPPLPIGHVAQIVGRDESCDLVLCDGKVSAIHLELAATERGVRVRDLGSRNGTFVGRTRIADGYLTEPATITIGDTALEFQPTRPERLAVSAGVEFGPMVGASQSMREVFARCQQAAPTDLSVLILGETGCGKELVAAAIHGASQRAKRPFVVVDCGSIPPGLAESTLFGHERGAFTTAVTNRISPFVEADGGTIFLDELGELPLDIQPKLLRALAEKRVKALGSNKWRPVDVRVIAATRRDITREVNANTFRSDLYFRVAQLRVELPPLRDRREDIPALVRRISADLGAPDAYERIPTDSLERLMHHDWPGNVRELRNVLSVAIAFAKDGPVDVAAHLAPLLPISESPTTKGRTYQDAKRELLSRFERDYFMALHAECGGNVSEIGRRAAMERAHVRGYLRRHGIGT, from the coding sequence ATGCCTCCCTTACCCATCGGCCACGTCGCGCAGATCGTGGGGCGCGACGAGTCGTGCGACCTCGTCCTCTGCGACGGCAAGGTGAGCGCGATTCATCTCGAGCTCGCCGCGACGGAGCGAGGGGTACGCGTCCGCGACCTCGGCTCACGCAACGGGACGTTCGTCGGTCGCACCCGCATCGCCGACGGATACCTCACCGAGCCCGCGACGATCACGATCGGCGACACCGCGCTCGAGTTCCAACCCACCCGGCCGGAGCGGCTCGCGGTCTCCGCCGGCGTCGAGTTCGGGCCGATGGTCGGCGCGAGCCAGTCGATGCGCGAGGTGTTTGCGCGCTGCCAGCAAGCGGCGCCGACGGACCTCAGCGTCCTCATCCTCGGCGAGACCGGCTGCGGAAAGGAGCTCGTCGCGGCGGCGATCCACGGCGCGAGCCAGCGCGCGAAGCGGCCCTTCGTCGTCGTCGACTGCGGCTCGATCCCGCCCGGGCTCGCGGAGAGCACGCTCTTCGGGCACGAGCGCGGCGCGTTCACCACCGCGGTGACGAACCGGATATCGCCCTTCGTCGAAGCCGACGGCGGAACGATCTTCCTCGACGAGCTCGGCGAGCTCCCGCTCGATATCCAACCAAAGCTCCTCCGCGCCCTGGCGGAGAAGCGTGTAAAGGCGCTCGGCTCGAACAAATGGCGCCCCGTCGACGTACGCGTCATCGCCGCGACGCGGCGGGATATCACGCGCGAGGTAAATGCCAATACGTTCCGGAGCGACCTCTATTTCCGCGTCGCCCAGCTGCGCGTCGAGCTCCCTCCGCTGCGGGATCGCCGCGAGGACATTCCCGCGCTCGTACGGCGGATTAGCGCGGACCTCGGCGCGCCCGACGCCTACGAGCGAATTCCCACCGACTCGCTCGAGCGACTGATGCACCACGACTGGCCCGGCAACGTGCGTGAGCTCCGGAACGTGCTCTCCGTCGCGATCGCCTTCGCGAAGGACGGACCGGTCGACGTCGCCGCGCACCTGGCGCCGCTATTGCCAATCAGCGAATCCCCCACGACGAAAGGTCGAACCTATCAAGATGCCAAACGCGAGCTGTTGAGCCGCTTCGAGCGCGACTACTTCATGGCGCTCCACGCGGAGTGCGGCGGCAACGTCAGCGAGATCGGCCGCCGAGCCGCGATGGAGCGCGCCCACGTCCGCGGCTATCTCCGTCGCCACGGCATCGGGACGTGA
- a CDS encoding helix-turn-helix transcriptional regulator, producing MGQDPELIRRLLRAKDRMDAASHEEWPVVRLARVSGVSEAHFARSFKEAFGVPPHRYLLTRRIERATALLRDTDLPITEVAFATGWKSLGTFGRTFRDVTGESPGELRARRTSSAHAPEHVPDCHIRVALRPDLTMAVSEKRRKEGEGRKEPEGTEVP from the coding sequence GTGGGTCAGGACCCGGAGCTGATCAGGCGGCTCTTGCGCGCGAAGGATCGGATGGACGCGGCGTCGCACGAAGAGTGGCCGGTCGTGCGGCTCGCGCGCGTGAGCGGCGTCTCGGAGGCTCACTTCGCGCGCTCTTTCAAGGAAGCTTTCGGCGTCCCGCCGCATCGCTATCTGCTCACGCGCCGCATCGAGCGCGCGACGGCGCTCCTCCGCGACACGGATTTGCCGATCACGGAGGTCGCGTTCGCGACGGGGTGGAAGAGCCTCGGCACGTTCGGCCGCACGTTCCGCGACGTCACGGGGGAGAGCCCGGGCGAGCTCCGCGCGCGCCGGACGTCGAGCGCGCACGCGCCGGAGCACGTCCCCGACTGTCACATCCGCGTCGCATTGCGGCCGGACCTCACGATGGCAGTTTCGGAGAAGCGACGGAAGGAGGGGGAGGGTAGGAAAGAGCCCGAAGGAACGGAGGTCCCATGA
- a CDS encoding VOC family protein, producing the protein MSQGVGMVGLYVRDQDEALAFYVEKLGFKVKADVKNGDYRWLTVQHPDQPSFQLGLFKPGPPTVDESTAQSLREAVAKGAMPPLVLEVDDCRAAYERMKARGVELTQEPIERFGAVDAGFRDPSGNGWKMIEARAQ; encoded by the coding sequence ATGAGCCAAGGTGTCGGTATGGTCGGGCTGTACGTGCGTGATCAGGACGAGGCGCTCGCGTTTTACGTCGAGAAGCTCGGCTTCAAGGTCAAGGCCGACGTGAAGAACGGGGACTACCGCTGGCTCACGGTCCAGCACCCGGACCAGCCGTCGTTCCAGCTCGGGCTCTTCAAGCCGGGCCCGCCGACGGTGGACGAGAGCACGGCGCAGTCGCTGCGCGAGGCGGTGGCGAAGGGCGCGATGCCGCCGCTCGTGCTCGAGGTCGACGACTGCCGCGCGGCCTACGAGCGGATGAAGGCGCGCGGGGTGGAGCTCACGCAGGAGCCGATCGAGCGCTTCGGCGCGGTCGACGCGGGCTTCCGCGATCCGTCGGGCAACGGCTGGAAGATGATCGAGGCGCGCGCGCAGTGA
- a CDS encoding excinuclease ABC subunit UvrA: MTHAADRHDLIRVQGARENNLKDVSVEIPKRRLTVFTGVSGSGKSSLVFGTIAAESQRLINETYSAFVQGFMPTLDRPEVDVLDGLTTAIIVDQERLGANPRSTVGTVTDANAMLRVLFSRLGKPHVGGPQAFAFNVPTVRAAGALTVEKGNKKTEKVVFNRQGGMCPRCEGMGSVNDIDLTQLYDEDKSLAEGALTVPGFSMEGWYGRIYEGCGFFDFKKPIKKFNKKELHDFLYKEATKIKVGGINLTYLGLIPQIQKSYLSKDVESMQPHIRAFVERAVTFTTCPDCKGTRLNESARSSKIKGINIADACAMQINELAEWAGGLKEASVAPLLTALRHTLDSFVEIGLGYLSLDRPTGTLSGGEAQRTKMVRHLGSSLTDVTYVFDEPTAGMHPHDIQRMNDLLFRLRDKGNTVLVVEHKPEMIAIADHVVDLGPGAGTAGGEVVFEGTVAGLKKSGTLTGRHLSDRASLKPSVRKPAGAMKVRGAKTHNLKNVDVDIPLGVLVVVTGVAGSGKSSLIHGSVAKREGVVSVDQTPIRGSRRSNPATYTDLLEPIRKAYAKENNVKPALFSANSEGACPTCNGAGVIYTDLAMMAGVTTVCEDCEGKRFQASVLEYRLGGKNIAEVLDMPVAEATLFFGKGKAATPAAHAILQRMADVGLGYLTLGQPLTTLSGGERQRLKLATHMGEDGGVYVLDEPTTGLHLADLAQLLGLLDRLVDAGKSVIVIEHHQAVMAHADWIIDLGPGAGHDGGSVVFEGTPHDLVAAKKKTLTGKHLAAFVG, translated from the coding sequence GTGACTCACGCCGCCGATCGTCACGACCTGATCCGCGTTCAGGGCGCGCGCGAGAACAACCTGAAGGACGTCAGCGTCGAGATCCCGAAGCGCCGGTTGACCGTGTTCACCGGCGTCTCGGGCTCGGGGAAGTCCTCCCTCGTCTTCGGGACGATCGCGGCGGAGTCGCAGCGCCTCATCAACGAGACGTACAGCGCGTTCGTGCAGGGCTTCATGCCCACGCTCGATCGCCCCGAGGTCGACGTCCTCGACGGCCTCACGACCGCGATCATCGTCGATCAGGAGCGGCTCGGCGCGAACCCGCGCTCCACGGTCGGCACCGTCACCGACGCGAACGCGATGCTGCGCGTGCTCTTCAGCCGCCTCGGCAAGCCGCACGTCGGCGGGCCGCAGGCCTTCGCGTTCAACGTGCCGACCGTGCGCGCGGCGGGGGCGCTCACGGTGGAGAAGGGGAACAAGAAGACCGAGAAGGTCGTCTTCAACCGGCAAGGCGGGATGTGCCCGCGCTGCGAGGGCATGGGCTCGGTGAACGACATCGACCTGACGCAGCTCTACGACGAGGACAAGTCCCTCGCCGAGGGCGCGCTCACGGTCCCCGGCTTCTCGATGGAGGGCTGGTACGGGCGTATTTACGAGGGCTGCGGCTTCTTCGATTTCAAGAAACCCATCAAGAAATTCAACAAGAAGGAGCTCCACGACTTTCTTTACAAAGAAGCGACCAAGATCAAGGTCGGCGGAATCAACCTGACGTACCTGGGATTGATCCCGCAGATCCAGAAGTCGTATTTGTCAAAGGACGTCGAGTCGATGCAGCCGCACATCCGTGCGTTCGTCGAGCGCGCCGTCACCTTCACGACGTGCCCCGACTGCAAAGGCACGCGCCTCAACGAGAGCGCGCGGTCCTCCAAGATCAAGGGGATCAACATCGCCGACGCGTGCGCGATGCAGATCAACGAGCTCGCGGAGTGGGCGGGCGGCCTGAAGGAGGCCTCCGTCGCGCCGCTCCTCACCGCGCTGCGGCACACCCTCGACTCGTTCGTCGAGATCGGCCTCGGCTACCTGAGCCTCGATCGCCCGACCGGCACGCTCTCGGGCGGCGAGGCGCAGCGCACGAAGATGGTGCGCCACCTCGGCTCGTCGCTGACCGACGTGACGTACGTGTTCGACGAGCCCACCGCGGGGATGCATCCGCACGACATCCAGCGGATGAACGACCTGCTCTTCCGCCTCCGCGACAAGGGCAACACCGTCCTCGTCGTCGAGCACAAGCCGGAGATGATCGCGATCGCCGATCACGTCGTCGACCTCGGCCCTGGCGCCGGGACCGCGGGCGGCGAGGTGGTCTTCGAGGGCACGGTCGCGGGGCTGAAGAAGAGCGGTACGCTCACCGGCCGCCACTTGAGCGATCGCGCTTCGCTCAAGCCCTCGGTGCGGAAGCCGGCGGGGGCGATGAAGGTGCGCGGGGCGAAGACCCACAACCTGAAGAACGTCGACGTCGACATCCCGCTCGGCGTGCTCGTCGTCGTCACCGGGGTGGCGGGGTCGGGGAAGAGCTCGCTCATCCACGGCTCCGTCGCGAAGCGCGAGGGGGTGGTCTCGGTGGATCAGACGCCGATCCGCGGGTCGCGCCGGAGCAACCCGGCGACGTATACCGATTTGCTGGAGCCGATTCGTAAGGCGTATGCAAAAGAGAACAACGTCAAGCCGGCGCTCTTCAGCGCGAACTCGGAGGGCGCCTGCCCCACCTGCAACGGCGCGGGCGTGATTTACACCGACCTCGCGATGATGGCGGGCGTCACGACCGTGTGCGAGGACTGCGAGGGCAAGCGCTTCCAGGCTTCGGTCCTCGAGTACCGGCTCGGCGGCAAGAACATCGCCGAGGTGCTCGACATGCCGGTCGCGGAGGCGACCCTGTTCTTCGGTAAAGGCAAGGCGGCGACGCCGGCCGCGCACGCGATCTTGCAGCGTATGGCGGACGTGGGCCTCGGATACCTGACGCTCGGCCAGCCACTGACGACGCTGTCGGGCGGCGAGCGGCAGCGTCTGAAGCTCGCGACGCACATGGGCGAAGACGGCGGCGTCTACGTCCTCGACGAGCCTACGACGGGCCTCCACCTCGCCGATCTCGCGCAGCTCCTGGGCCTGCTCGATCGCCTCGTCGACGCGGGCAAGTCGGTCATCGTGATCGAGCATCACCAGGCGGTGATGGCGCACGCGGACTGGATCATCGACCTCGGCCCCGGCGCGGGGCACGACGGCGGCAGCGTCGTCTTCGAGGGCACGCCGCACGACCTCGTCGCGGCGAAGAAGAAGACGCTCACGGGCAAGCACCTCGCCGCGTTCGTCGGCTAA
- a CDS encoding methyltransferase domain-containing protein — MAWYDVFSRFYDASLEPLYREQRARAAEMLRLEEGSFVLDLPCGTGQSFSKLAAAGRVVGVDLSDGMLREAKRRVERDGLRGVSLLAKDAATLTIDDLGGAAPDRLHVFLGMTVFPDHEAVFERLWSVLAPGGRCVIVDVHAAEPRFQGKMVEWLARADLRRRFWEPLERRGAGYVREDLTFDRRHGGQIMIAAADKPA; from the coding sequence ATGGCCTGGTACGACGTCTTCTCTCGCTTCTATGACGCCTCCCTCGAGCCGCTCTATCGCGAGCAGCGGGCGCGCGCCGCCGAGATGCTGCGGCTCGAGGAGGGCTCCTTCGTGCTCGATCTGCCGTGCGGCACGGGGCAGTCGTTCTCGAAGCTCGCGGCGGCGGGCCGCGTCGTGGGCGTCGACCTGTCGGACGGGATGTTGCGCGAGGCGAAGCGGCGCGTGGAGCGCGATGGCCTGCGCGGCGTCTCCCTCCTCGCGAAGGACGCGGCGACGCTGACGATCGACGACCTCGGCGGCGCCGCGCCCGATCGCCTCCACGTCTTCCTCGGCATGACCGTCTTCCCCGATCACGAGGCCGTCTTCGAGCGACTCTGGTCCGTGCTCGCGCCGGGCGGGCGCTGCGTCATCGTCGACGTTCATGCGGCCGAGCCGCGGTTTCAAGGGAAGATGGTCGAGTGGCTCGCGCGCGCCGACCTCCGCCGCCGCTTCTGGGAGCCGCTCGAGCGCCGCGGCGCCGGCTACGTCCGCGAAGACCTCACGTTCGATCGCCGCCACGGCGGCCAGATCATGATCGCCGCCGCCGACAAGCCCGCTTAG
- a CDS encoding ATP-dependent DNA ligase — translation MTRLADVAAVSGETAATGARSAKTARLAELLRAADRSDVPALVAWLSGELLQRRVGVGWASLARMPASAATPSLTVEEVNRAFGEMASAAGAGSQGRRAALLLDVMSRATEVEQSFLRALLAGNLRQGALAGVMLDAVAKAAGVPVATVRRATMLRGDLPAVAAAAMEGGAPALASFRLEVGCALAPMLAQTAGSVAEALSDLGAPAAFEAKLDGARIQIHKHGEEVRLFTRSLDDVTARLARVAAEVARWPAPSLVVDGEILWFAFAGKDAPERPLPFQETASRFASGAGEERPSIFLFDALHVDGVDLLDLPNAERRAALERLETSARLVDRVVTSDAAEAEAFLDRMLARGYEGVVAKSLSAPYEAGRRGASWRKIKPVLTLDLVVLAVEWGSGRRTGKLSNIHLGARDPATGGFVMLGKTFKGMTDAMLAWQTERFLALTDGPTDGYVVKLRPEQVVEIAFDGLQTSTRYPGGMALRFARVLRYREDKTAAEADTIETVRAIHARRRGE, via the coding sequence TTGACCCGCCTCGCGGACGTGGCGGCGGTCTCCGGCGAGACCGCGGCGACCGGAGCTCGGTCGGCGAAGACGGCGCGGCTCGCCGAGCTCTTGCGCGCGGCGGATCGCTCCGACGTGCCCGCGCTCGTCGCGTGGCTCTCCGGGGAGCTCCTCCAGCGGCGGGTCGGCGTGGGGTGGGCGTCGCTCGCGCGGATGCCGGCGTCCGCGGCGACGCCGTCGCTCACCGTCGAGGAGGTGAACCGCGCCTTCGGCGAGATGGCCTCCGCGGCGGGGGCCGGATCGCAAGGCCGCCGCGCCGCGCTCCTCCTCGACGTCATGTCGCGCGCGACGGAGGTCGAGCAGTCCTTCCTCCGCGCGTTGCTCGCGGGGAACCTCCGCCAAGGCGCGCTCGCGGGCGTGATGCTCGACGCGGTCGCGAAGGCGGCCGGCGTGCCCGTCGCGACCGTGCGGCGGGCGACGATGCTGCGCGGCGATCTCCCCGCCGTCGCCGCGGCCGCGATGGAAGGCGGCGCGCCCGCGCTCGCGTCGTTCCGCCTCGAGGTCGGGTGCGCCCTCGCGCCGATGCTCGCGCAGACCGCGGGCTCCGTCGCGGAGGCGCTCTCCGATCTCGGCGCGCCCGCGGCATTCGAGGCGAAGCTCGACGGCGCGCGCATCCAGATCCACAAGCACGGCGAAGAGGTGCGCCTCTTCACGCGCTCGCTCGACGACGTCACCGCGCGGCTCGCGCGCGTCGCGGCCGAGGTCGCGCGGTGGCCGGCGCCGTCGCTCGTCGTCGACGGTGAGATCCTGTGGTTCGCGTTCGCGGGCAAGGACGCGCCGGAGAGACCGCTGCCGTTCCAGGAGACCGCGTCGCGCTTCGCGAGCGGCGCGGGGGAGGAGCGCCCGTCGATCTTCCTCTTCGACGCGCTCCACGTCGACGGCGTGGACCTCCTCGACCTCCCCAACGCCGAGCGCCGCGCCGCGCTCGAGCGCCTCGAGACCTCCGCGCGCCTCGTCGATCGCGTCGTCACGAGCGACGCGGCGGAGGCGGAGGCCTTCCTCGATCGCATGCTCGCGCGCGGCTACGAGGGCGTCGTCGCGAAGTCGCTGTCCGCGCCGTACGAAGCGGGGCGGCGCGGCGCGAGCTGGCGGAAGATCAAGCCGGTCCTCACCCTCGACCTCGTCGTGCTCGCGGTGGAGTGGGGATCGGGGCGCCGCACTGGGAAGCTCTCGAACATCCACCTCGGCGCGCGCGACCCCGCGACGGGAGGCTTCGTCATGCTCGGCAAGACCTTCAAGGGGATGACCGACGCGATGCTCGCGTGGCAGACCGAGCGCTTCCTCGCGCTCACCGACGGGCCGACCGACGGGTACGTGGTGAAGCTGCGGCCCGAGCAGGTCGTCGAGATCGCGTTCGACGGGCTCCAGACCTCGACGCGCTACCCCGGCGGGATGGCGCTCCGCTTCGCGCGCGTCCTGCGCTACCGCGAGGACAAGACCGCCGCCGAGGCCGACACGATCGAGACCGTGCGCGCGATCCACGCTCGGCGCCGCGGCGAGTGA
- a CDS encoding ATP-grasp domain-containing protein, with amino-acid sequence MKVLFLSPAYPPEMQQFTRGLAAVGASVLGVGDSPARSLPKGVKDALEDYLQVPSALDEEDVTRRLEKWLRGRWIDRVETNWEVMMLLAADLRARWSLPGMRRDAVIGFRDKVAMRERVAAAGIRVPRSARVRTAKEVWAAAERIGFPLIFKPIAGAGSADTWAATSKEELEAVLARTAHVPEASVEELIEGDEYTYETVCSNGVPLYEGCTRYYPNVLEARKKEWISPIILTLRDRKSPLVADAVEMGRKAVAALGMGSGFTHMEWFRSKKSGEAVFGEIACRAPGANMVDLMNYAGDVDLFVEWARAVVHGRVDAPPEQKYHAGIVFIRAKGQGRITKYVGLDEFMNRYRDNVARVDLLPIGAPRRDWRQTFLSDGNIVVRDPDHDTALAMAREAAATIQIHAGG; translated from the coding sequence GTGAAGGTCCTCTTCCTGTCGCCGGCCTATCCGCCCGAGATGCAGCAGTTCACGCGCGGCCTCGCCGCGGTCGGGGCCTCGGTGCTCGGCGTCGGGGACTCGCCCGCGCGCTCGCTCCCGAAGGGCGTGAAGGACGCGCTCGAGGACTACCTCCAGGTCCCGAGCGCGCTCGACGAAGAGGACGTCACGCGCCGGCTCGAGAAGTGGCTCCGCGGCCGCTGGATCGATCGGGTGGAGACGAACTGGGAGGTGATGATGCTGCTCGCGGCGGACCTCCGCGCGCGCTGGTCGCTCCCCGGGATGCGGCGCGACGCGGTCATCGGCTTCCGCGACAAGGTCGCGATGCGCGAGCGCGTCGCCGCGGCGGGCATTCGCGTGCCGCGGTCCGCGCGCGTGCGGACGGCGAAGGAGGTCTGGGCGGCGGCGGAGCGGATCGGGTTCCCGCTCATCTTCAAGCCGATCGCGGGGGCGGGGTCGGCGGACACGTGGGCGGCGACGTCGAAGGAGGAGCTCGAGGCGGTGCTCGCGCGGACCGCGCACGTCCCCGAGGCGAGCGTCGAGGAGCTCATCGAAGGCGACGAGTACACCTACGAGACGGTCTGCTCGAACGGCGTGCCGCTCTACGAAGGCTGCACGCGCTATTACCCGAACGTCCTCGAGGCGCGGAAGAAGGAGTGGATCAGCCCCATCATCCTGACCCTGCGCGATCGGAAGAGCCCCCTCGTCGCGGACGCGGTGGAGATGGGACGGAAGGCCGTCGCCGCGCTCGGGATGGGGAGCGGCTTCACGCACATGGAGTGGTTCCGCTCGAAGAAGAGCGGCGAGGCCGTGTTCGGCGAGATCGCGTGCCGGGCGCCGGGCGCGAACATGGTCGACCTCATGAACTACGCCGGTGACGTGGACCTCTTCGTCGAGTGGGCGCGCGCGGTCGTCCACGGCCGCGTCGACGCGCCGCCGGAGCAGAAATACCACGCCGGAATCGTGTTCATCCGCGCGAAGGGGCAGGGGCGAATTACCAAGTACGTCGGCCTCGACGAGTTCATGAATCGATATCGCGACAACGTCGCGCGCGTCGATCTCCTCCCGATCGGCGCGCCGCGGCGGGACTGGCGGCAGACCTTCCTCTCCGACGGCAACATCGTCGTACGCGATCCCGATCACGATACCGCGCTCGCGATGGCGCGCGAGGCGGCGGCGACGATTCAGATCCACGCCGGCGGCTGA
- a CDS encoding 2-hydroxychromene-2-carboxylate isomerase has product MTEIEPVRFYFDFISPYAYLAWTQIHRVAAGREVEAVPVLFAALLDHHGTKGPAEIAAKRRYLLFDTLRKARALGVPLGVPKHHPFNPLLALRVASVPNDAATRRRIVDRLYAAVWSGEGANLEDAAIVARLLTELGVDAERTIADATSAEGKARVKAQTERAIADGVFGVPTTIAGGEPFWGVDALGDLERFLRDARPTVDAEILARWSALTPSAERKQAR; this is encoded by the coding sequence ATGACCGAGATCGAGCCCGTTCGCTTCTATTTCGATTTCATCTCGCCATACGCGTACCTCGCGTGGACGCAGATCCACCGCGTCGCGGCGGGGCGTGAGGTCGAAGCGGTGCCGGTGCTGTTCGCGGCGCTCCTCGATCATCATGGAACGAAGGGACCCGCCGAGATCGCGGCGAAGCGGCGTTACCTCCTGTTCGACACCCTCCGCAAGGCGCGCGCGCTCGGCGTCCCGCTCGGGGTGCCGAAGCATCATCCGTTCAACCCGCTCCTCGCGCTGCGCGTGGCGTCCGTTCCGAACGACGCGGCGACGCGGCGGCGCATCGTCGATCGGCTCTACGCCGCGGTGTGGAGCGGCGAAGGCGCGAACCTCGAGGACGCCGCCATCGTCGCGCGCCTCCTCACCGAGCTCGGCGTCGACGCGGAGCGGACGATCGCGGACGCGACGTCGGCGGAGGGAAAGGCGCGCGTGAAGGCGCAGACGGAGCGCGCGATCGCGGACGGCGTGTTCGGCGTGCCGACGACGATCGCCGGCGGCGAGCCGTTCTGGGGCGTCGACGCGCTGGGCGATCTCGAGCGCTTCCTCCGCGACGCTCGCCCCACCGTCGACGCCGAGATCCTCGCGCGGTGGAGCGCCCTCACGCCGAGCGCGGAGCGAAAGCAGGCGCGTTGA
- a CDS encoding M23 family metallopeptidase, with amino-acid sequence MKALHLLLALGCVPLLALGCVGDGIGDDDDDEDGGEPVGETTSEISSGVASPVPGRRVSFAYGVRRASYAAGYHTGDDYAAPAGTNVVAVRAGTIRWSNGNGGAYGQWIGLDADNGRTYVYCHLSARSVAVGAKVTAGQVIGKVGSTGNSTGPHLHFEDHPLGPFRYAAGRKPSWSGPALSVCVANSTYCGGPTSKVKGDVGALYRCNADGAGATKIEACAAGCQVNPGANDRCQ; translated from the coding sequence ATGAAGGCGCTCCATCTCCTCCTCGCTCTCGGTTGTGTTCCGCTCCTCGCGCTCGGCTGTGTCGGTGACGGCATCGGCGACGACGACGACGACGAAGACGGCGGCGAGCCGGTCGGGGAGACGACGTCGGAGATCTCGAGCGGCGTCGCGTCCCCCGTCCCCGGGCGCCGCGTCTCGTTCGCGTACGGCGTGAGGCGCGCGAGCTACGCCGCGGGCTATCACACCGGCGACGACTACGCGGCGCCGGCGGGCACGAACGTCGTCGCGGTGCGCGCCGGCACGATCCGCTGGTCGAACGGAAACGGCGGCGCGTACGGCCAGTGGATCGGGCTCGACGCCGACAACGGTCGCACGTACGTGTATTGCCACCTCTCGGCGCGCTCGGTCGCGGTGGGCGCGAAGGTGACGGCGGGGCAGGTCATCGGGAAGGTCGGCTCGACCGGCAACAGCACCGGCCCGCACCTCCACTTCGAGGATCACCCGCTCGGTCCGTTCCGCTACGCCGCCGGGCGAAAGCCGAGTTGGTCCGGTCCCGCTCTCTCGGTCTGCGTCGCGAACAGCACCTATTGCGGCGGCCCGACCTCGAAGGTGAAGGGCGACGTCGGCGCGCTCTACCGCTGCAACGCCGACGGCGCCGGCGCGACGAAGATCGAGGCGTGCGCCGCGGGCTGCCAGGTCAATCCGGGCGCGAACGATCGCTGCCAGTAG